One Artemia franciscana chromosome 6, ASM3288406v1, whole genome shotgun sequence DNA window includes the following coding sequences:
- the LOC136028339 gene encoding PR domain zinc finger protein 5-like, with amino-acid sequence MLQYCDLVIITSSAKTCLGHRSVFTQYSNLFKELLADQKHLIRSFVHMPNYSYEDIQSLLQILYLGRETLSEEKMVSLQKIMEELCFSEFVPSATLFEPNILTSGGFIAQTTLTSYNSEFSYVKLRRNDDCDEEINFEPDDEMKGALVVEEARSCQKHENHIIEEDITGYFGIGESNPLVTDLPGFHFDSENEAQMDVFSKENSYFINGCLDGGNTSKRKKSDPAVRRKIAQCPICNETLSGNKLPFHMKKYHNFNGKVCFCDNCPEVFVNRKDCDKHEETHHTDLVECDVCDLKVNRRKLNFHRNSVHFSEVKHFKCEICKENVAVAYKYNHMRTHDECLTRFTCEKCGKIYYNQYSFQKHQDAEHGIKKVFSCHICKKTFDTSEERFAHNKTHKKREKKQCPFCETSVANVLFLQHIKKHAAHEIGNDILQCPRCPRTFEKPEYTINHMVCHLDPPRPSECEFCFLPSKTAALTEKHSLREHIQEKKPKKKKATREYKQCVKCGSHLVTGEPYKRHLIDHAWNDVNVDQGDVNVTCPVCFRIFPCSMYLINHFLSHYETDRIHECERCFLSLPTTTLLAFHQSRCAGKRDYMIRKSTRQGKDKKQMTINSDVGTFAWLCSECSQMFETQEECEEHCSAMHTFEEIQC; translated from the exons TTATGAAGATATCCAGAGTCTGCTTCAAATTTTATATCTTGGGAGGGAAACACTGTCAGAAGAGAAGATGGTTTCATTGCAAAAAATAATGGAAGAATTGTGTTTTTCTGAATTTGTTCCATCTGCAACATTGTTTGAGCCAAATATACTAACTTCTGGTGGGTTTATTGCTCAAACTACTTTAACAAGTTACAACAGTGAGTTTTCATATGTAAAGTTGAGAAGAAATGATGACTGtgatgaagaaataaatttcgAGCCAGATGATGAAATGAAAGGAGCTCTAGTGGTTGAAGAGGCACGCAGTTGCCAGAAGCATGAAAATCACATAATTGAAGAGGATATTACTGGATATTTTG GAATTGGTGAATCCAACCCTTTGGTTACTGATCTCCCTGGGTTCCATTTTGATAGTGAAAATGAAGCCCAAATGGATgtattttccaaagaaaattcttacttcattaaTGGCTGCTTAGATGGTGGAAAtacaagcaaaagaaaaaagtcaGACCCAGCTGTTCGGCGGAAGATTGCACAGTGTCCAATTTGCAATGAAACTCTCAGTGGTAACAAACTccccttccatatgaaaaaATACCATAACTTCAATGGAAAGGTTTGTTTTTGTGATAACTGTCCGGAGGTGTTTGTCAACCGCAAAGATTGTGACAAACATGAAGAGACTCATCATACTGACTTGGTTGAATGTGATGTTTGTGATTTAAAAGTTAATCGCCGTAAATTAAACTTTCATAGGAATTCGGTGCATTTTTCTGAAGTTAAACACTTTAAATGTGAAATTTGTAAAGAGAATGTAGCCGTAGCTTACAAATACAATCATATGCGCACTCATGACGAATGTTTAACTCGTTTCACATGTGAGAAATGTGGCAAGATTTATTATAATCAATATTCTTTCCAGAAACATCAGGACGCAGAACATGGTATAAAGAAGGTATTTTCGTGTCATATTTGTAAAAAGACATTTGATACCAGTGAAGAACGGTTCGCTCAtaacaaaacacataaaaagagagagaaaaaacaatgtCCTTTCTGTGAAACCAGTGTTGCCAATGTATTATTTCTTCAACATATCAAAAAGCATGCTGCCCATGAAATAGGAAATGATATATTGCAATGTCCTAGATGTCCTCGTACATTTGAAAAACCTGAGTATACTATTAATCATATGGTCTGTCATCTCGACCCGCCAAGACCAAGTGaatgtgaattttgttttttgccatCGAAAACGGCTGCATTAACAGAAAAACACTCGCTAAGAGAACATATTCAAGAGAAGAAGCCGAAGAAAAAGAAGGCAACTCGAGAATATAAACAGTGTGTTAAGTGTGGATCACATCTTGTTACTGGTGAGCCTTACAAGAGACATTTAATAGATCATGCATGGAATGATGTTAATGTTGATCAAGGAGATGTAAATGTCACATGTCCTGTTTGCTTCAGAATATTTCCCTGTTCTATGTACCTGATTAATCACTTTCTTAGCCATTATGAGACAGACAGGATACATGAATGTGAGAGATGTTTTCTTAGTTTGCCTACAACTACCCTCCTTGCGTTTCATCAAAGTCGTTGTGCTGGCAAAAGAGACTACATGATTCGAAAATCTACTAGACAAGGCAAGGATAAAAAACAGATGACTATAAACTCAGATGTAGGTACTTTTGCTTGGCTGTGCTCGGAGTGTAGTCAGATGTTTGAAACTCAAGAAGAGTGCGAAGAACACTGTTCTGCGATGCATACCTTTGAGGAAATTCAGTGCTAA